Genomic segment of Candidatus Equadaptatus faecalis:
GGCTTTAAGGACGTGATCAACTATTGCATCCTGCATGACACTTAACCACCTTTACTATTTCTTGTATTCGTCTGCCAGATACATGCACATCATAATATGCATGACGCTGGAGAGTCTGTTGAGAGTCTCAACAATGTCCCTGCGTTCATAAACAGTCTGTCTTCTGAACGCGCGGACTGCCGCGACCTCAGTTTCCCGCACTGCGGTGCGAAGCTCATTCAGCAGCGCATAAACTTTGCCGAAAGAATAATCGGGCAAAACCATCTGCTTAATTGAGTAGAATTTCATCGGGTTATGCGATCTCTCGCGTATTTCTTCGTGCGTAAGACCAATGATGCGGTCGTTGACGAACGGTTCGTCAAGTACGTCGCAGCGCATTATCTCGCGCAGAACGCCGAGTACGTCGTTAAGATCGTCGATAAGCCTTTTGCTTCCGCTGCCTTCCGCAATTATCGCCTGTGTCAGAACGAAATGCGACTGAAGGCTGTCGAGCCTGCCCCTGAAATATATACGAAGATGATCCTTCGGAACCAGTTTGTTCCCAACAAGCTGAGTCATGTGCTCAGGCTTTTCAGGGAAGAAAGCTCCGCTTGTGTAATCTACGTACTTCGGGACGCAGGTCTGTCCGGAAGCCGGTGCAACGGCGCGTGCAAGCTGCTGTTTTTTTGCGTCCTCCTCGCCGAATTCGTTTTTGAATTCTGTTGAGGATGAAGCGCTTGAAGCCACGCTCACCGCTTTTTCAGGTTTAAAATTAAACCTTGTGTGCACCGAGTTTTCTACTATTTCAATTTTGCGCTGGCGAAGGTATTCACGTGCTGCAGGCGAAAGTATCTTGCCCTCCGGAACCTGATAAGATTCCGGCTGTGAGGCTCTCAACTGATCGCGCAGTATTGCTTCTGTGATTGCCTTCAAAGAGGTTCACTCCCCTCTTAAAGCGTGTTACGCCTGTTTGTCGAGGCTGGGAAGTATATACTCTACCTCTTCGTGCGGACGCGGAATGACGTGGACGGAAATAAGTTCTCCGACTCTTTCTGCCGCTGCCGCGCCTGCATCTGTGGCTGCCTTAACCGCGCCGACGTCTCCGCGGACCATAACCGTGACGTAAGCTCCGCCGACGTGGACCTTGCCGATAAGCGTTACGTTTGCGGCTTTGACCATGGCATCAGCTGCTTCGATTGATCCGATAAGACCTTTTGTTTCGATCATACCAAGGGCTTTTGTATCCTGTAACATAATTTAGTCCCTCCCGGAACGAAAATTTTGAAAAGAAACGATTAATCCTTGTCGAGGTGCGGAAGGATGTATTCGACTTCTTCGTGCGGGCGCGGAATGACGTGGACGGAAATAAGTTCTCCGACTCTTTCTGCCGCTGCCGCGCCTGCGTCTGTGGCTGCCTTAACCGCGCCGACGTCTCCGCGAACCATGACTGTGACATAGGCTCCGCCAACGTGGACTTTGCCGATAAGGGTAACGTTTGCGGCTTTGACCATGGCATCAGCTGCTTCGATTGATCCGATAAGACCTTTTGTTTCAATCATACCAAGAGCTATTGTATCCTGCATTTAAATTTCCTCCTTACTGTTATAGTTGTAACTACGCGCTGAGTCTTTCAAGAATTTTCTTGACTATCGCGTCGATGTCTGCTTCGCCGAGTCCTGCGGCGCTTCCGCATGAAACCGGTGCCGGAGCTGCGCAGCAGCCCTGTGCCTGGGCAACTGCAGCCTGAATATCTTCAAGCTCCATTTTGCCTACCGCGACGTAGCGTCTGTCGAGAAGCTGCATCGGTCCGACGTTTTCCGACGTTGCGCTGCCG
This window contains:
- a CDS encoding ATP-binding protein, with protein sequence MKAITEAILRDQLRASQPESYQVPEGKILSPAAREYLRQRKIEIVENSVHTRFNFKPEKAVSVASSASSSTEFKNEFGEEDAKKQQLARAVAPASGQTCVPKYVDYTSGAFFPEKPEHMTQLVGNKLVPKDHLRIYFRGRLDSLQSHFVLTQAIIAEGSGSKRLIDDLNDVLGVLREIMRCDVLDEPFVNDRIIGLTHEEIRERSHNPMKFYSIKQMVLPDYSFGKVYALLNELRTAVRETEVAAVRAFRRQTVYERRDIVETLNRLSSVMHIMMCMYLADEYKK
- a CDS encoding BMC domain-containing protein, with amino-acid sequence MLQDTKALGMIETKGLIGSIEAADAMVKAANVTLIGKVHVGGAYVTVMVRGDVGAVKAATDAGAAAAERVGELISVHVIPRPHEEVEYILPSLDKQA
- a CDS encoding BMC domain-containing protein gives rise to the protein MQDTIALGMIETKGLIGSIEAADAMVKAANVTLIGKVHVGGAYVTVMVRGDVGAVKAATDAGAAAAERVGELISVHVIPRPHEEVEYILPHLDKD